The following are encoded together in the Campylobacter devanensis genome:
- a CDS encoding endonuclease/exonuclease/phosphatase family protein, with protein MRILISIILFFGLLFSSELKIATYNVENLFDDRISGSEYSEFKSNRWNEAKYQQKLQKIARVLKHLDADVVALNEIENQNVMKALADLSGYRYYKFATTKGAPVGLGLLSRYKISDSRVYLVPNVKTRPILMSRVEFDGYDIEFFVAHFPAAKNPLKSRIAAADTMKKAIKNSQNGVILGDLNSNYGYKFLLNDIDGWTNLWEFVSASQRSSYKNGKSAIDHIILSSDLMSGNLSYKDGSFGIFKANFMDDSYSDHYPIYATITTKNSSKELPTLSINELKSSNQRAKISGVVIYKDKNGYILADESRRGIYIYEKNPSLGIGMRVDAVANKIENYKGNMQISSISYVSLDSDFKGDESRYMMDINDIDMATSGDVIGDIVLDIKGGFANISNTKFKIYSPNRAIKDGKISIKKAIVWSYKGQKELIIE; from the coding sequence ATGCGAATTTTAATCTCTATTATTTTGTTTTTTGGGTTGCTTTTTTCATCAGAATTAAAGATCGCTACATATAATGTCGAAAATCTCTTTGATGATAGGATTAGTGGTAGTGAATATAGTGAGTTTAAATCAAATAGATGGAACGAGGCAAAATATCAGCAAAAACTACAAAAAATCGCTAGAGTTTTAAAGCATTTAGATGCCGATGTGGTGGCATTAAATGAGATTGAAAATCAAAATGTGATGAAGGCGCTAGCTGATTTGAGCGGATATAGATATTATAAATTTGCTACTACAAAGGGTGCGCCAGTTGGACTTGGGCTGCTTAGTAGATATAAGATTAGTGATAGTAGAGTTTATCTTGTGCCAAATGTCAAAACTAGGCCGATTTTGATGAGTAGGGTGGAATTTGATGGTTATGATATTGAGTTTTTTGTAGCTCACTTCCCAGCGGCTAAAAATCCACTTAAAAGCAGAATCGCCGCCGCTGATACAATGAAAAAAGCTATTAAAAATAGTCAAAATGGGGTGATTTTAGGCGATTTAAATAGCAATTATGGATATAAATTTTTGCTTAATGATATTGATGGATGGACGAATTTATGGGAGTTTGTCTCGGCTAGTCAAAGAAGTAGCTATAAAAATGGCAAAAGCGCAATTGATCATATAATATTAAGTAGTGATTTGATGAGTGGGAATTTGAGTTATAAAGATGGAAGTTTTGGTATTTTCAAAGCAAATTTTATGGATGATAGTTATTCTGATCACTACCCTATATATGCTACGATAACTACGAAAAATAGCTCTAAAGAGTTGCCAACTTTATCAATTAATGAGCTTAAATCATCTAATCAAAGAGCCAAGATATCAGGCGTGGTGATATATAAGGATAAAAATGGATATATATTAGCTGATGAGAGTCGGCGTGGAATTTATATCTATGAGAAAAATCCATCTCTTGGTATTGGTATGAGAGTTGATGCGGTGGCAAATAAGATTGAAAATTATAAGGGTAATATGCAAATTAGTAGTATCTCATATGTAAGCTTAGATAGCGATTTTAAGGGTGATGAGAGCAGGTATATGATGGATATAAATGATATAGATATGGCTACAAGCGGCGATGTGATTGGGGATATTGTCTTAGATATTAAGGGTGGATTTGCTAATATTTCTAATACTAAATTTAAAATTTACTCACCAAATAGGGCGATAAAAGATGGTAAAATCTCTATTAAAAAGGCTATTGTGTGGAGTTATAAGGGGCAAAAGGAGTTGATAATTGAGTGA
- a CDS encoding (Fe-S)-binding protein, translated as MRKVYFFATCLGSAAMQDSVLNAIKLLRRQGVEVIFKKNQTCCSQPSFNSGYFDESRAVAMHNINLFDEDIPIIVPSGSCAGMMGHDYLELFEGSSEFDKVQKFAARVYDLSQYLDEILKVDYQDKGDKIKVAWHSNCHALRVAKSVESSKNLIRKLSNVELIELEHEEECCGFGGTFSIKESDISNAMALAKIEDIKNTGASYLISGDGGCLLNISGTMKRNGVDIKCLHLYDFLIKRLEGVSL; from the coding sequence ATGAGAAAAGTATATTTTTTCGCTACTTGCCTTGGTAGTGCTGCTATGCAAGATAGCGTTTTAAATGCTATTAAACTTCTACGCCGCCAGGGCGTGGAGGTGATTTTCAAAAAAAATCAAACCTGTTGCTCTCAACCATCTTTTAATAGCGGATATTTTGATGAGAGTAGAGCCGTAGCTATGCATAATATAAATTTATTTGATGAAGATATCCCAATTATCGTCCCTAGCGGCTCTTGCGCTGGTATGATGGGGCATGATTATTTAGAGCTTTTTGAAGGAAGTAGCGAATTTGACAAGGTTCAAAAATTCGCCGCTAGAGTATATGATCTAAGTCAATACTTAGATGAAATTCTAAAAGTAGATTACCAAGATAAAGGCGACAAAATCAAAGTCGCTTGGCACTCTAATTGCCACGCTTTAAGAGTAGCTAAAAGCGTAGAATCTAGCAAAAATTTAATCCGCAAACTATCAAATGTAGAGTTAATCGAGCTTGAACATGAAGAGGAGTGCTGTGGATTTGGCGGGACATTTTCAATCAAAGAGAGCGATATCTCAAACGCAATGGCACTAGCCAAAATAGAAGATATCAAAAATACAGGTGCTAGCTACTTGATAAGTGGCGATGGTGGTTGCTTATTAAACATTTCAGGCACAATGAAACGAAATGGCGTAGATATCAAATGTCTTCATCTATATGATTTTTTGATTAAACGCTTAGAAGGAGTATCCCTATGA
- a CDS encoding sensor histidine kinase yields MYSKKYILPIFLLYTLSSMIFLIGFATMYYKEAKFDIIKRDKIRLEAFAKELEYILRLNNNIDNIMKLKSFYPINFYNIKTGKYIYKSFDTPKFKGKFYEGLDALYMRENIHSKRRAIELFVELKSEDTIKDINQLFWRVWLIAGAVFVLVGLIAFVLVKLAYLPLLAQIRALNNFITDTTHEINTPLSVILMSSEMFDKNPPKYLENIKIAAKTLSGIYNDLALNLKNNPNVISKFNIQTLLESRIKLFELSANSKGLKFEINSNSFELSSDIQKVGKILDNLISNAIKYSNKNSKIIINLDQNSFEIINFGATISKENIDKIYDKFSRFDTQNGGFGIGLSLVKRYCDELGLSIECESGDNQTKFRVILRDFKDR; encoded by the coding sequence ATGTATAGCAAAAAGTATATTTTGCCAATATTTTTGCTATATACTCTTTCTAGTATGATATTTTTAATCGGATTTGCCACTATGTATTATAAAGAGGCTAAATTTGATATAATCAAACGAGATAAGATCCGCTTAGAGGCCTTTGCTAAAGAGCTTGAGTATATACTTCGCTTAAATAATAATATAGATAATATAATGAAATTAAAATCCTTTTATCCAATTAATTTTTATAATATCAAAACAGGTAAATATATCTATAAAAGCTTTGATACACCTAAATTTAAAGGCAAATTTTATGAAGGTTTAGATGCTTTGTATATGAGAGAGAATATCCACTCAAAAAGACGAGCAATAGAGCTATTTGTAGAGTTAAAAAGCGAAGATACTATTAAGGATATAAATCAGCTTTTTTGGCGTGTGTGGCTTATAGCTGGGGCGGTTTTTGTTTTGGTTGGGCTTATTGCTTTTGTTTTGGTTAAGCTTGCGTATTTGCCACTTTTGGCTCAGATTAGAGCGCTTAATAACTTTATCACAGATACTACGCATGAGATTAATACTCCTTTGAGCGTGATACTTATGAGTAGTGAAATGTTTGATAAAAATCCGCCAAAATATTTAGAAAACATCAAAATAGCAGCCAAAACTCTAAGTGGAATTTATAATGATTTGGCTTTGAATTTAAAGAATAATCCAAATGTTATTAGTAAATTTAATATCCAAACTCTGCTTGAGAGTCGCATTAAGCTATTTGAGCTTTCAGCTAATTCAAAGGGGCTTAAATTTGAGATTAATTCTAACTCTTTTGAGCTATCTAGCGATATACAAAAAGTTGGTAAAATATTAGATAATCTCATATCAAATGCGATAAAATATAGTAACAAAAATTCCAAAATTATTATCAATTTAGACCAAAATAGCTTTGAGATAATCAATTTTGGAGCTACTATCTCTAAGGAGAATATAGACAAAATCTATGATAAATTCAGCCGTTTTGATACGCAAAATGGCGGCTTTGGGATTGGGCTTAGCTTGGTTAAGCGATATTGTGATGAGCTTGGTCTTAGTATCGAGTGCGAAAGTGGCGATAATCAAACTAAATTTAGAGTTATTTTAAGAGATTTTAAGGATAGATAA
- the purU gene encoding formyltetrahydrofolate deformylase, which produces MDYILKIDCNDEKGLILRVSEIVFKHGLNYVSTSEFVDHENSRFYMRAVVVGQVNTIEFQNTLSAYLPSDSVIFFESIKKKDIVILATKENHCLGDLLIKHSSKDLNANILAIIANHDTLRPLSDKFDIPFTCISTDGLDRVEHEKLVLKELEKYKFDYMVLAKYMRILSPDFVKRYPKKIINIHHSFLPAFIGANPYKQAYERGVKIIGATAHFVTDDLDEGPIITQDVIRVNHEMNWKDMQKAGRDVEKVVLSNALELVFDERVFVYDNKTVIF; this is translated from the coding sequence GTGGATTATATTTTAAAGATTGATTGTAATGATGAAAAAGGGCTTATATTAAGAGTTAGCGAGATTGTATTTAAGCATGGATTAAACTATGTTAGCACTAGTGAGTTTGTAGATCATGAAAATAGTAGATTTTATATGCGTGCGGTGGTTGTAGGACAGGTAAATACAATTGAGTTTCAAAATACTCTAAGTGCCTATTTGCCAAGTGATAGTGTAATATTTTTTGAATCCATAAAGAAAAAAGATATAGTAATCCTAGCAACAAAAGAGAATCACTGCTTAGGTGATCTGCTTATTAAACATAGTAGCAAGGATCTAAACGCAAATATCTTAGCTATCATAGCCAATCACGATACCTTGCGTCCATTGAGTGATAAATTTGACATCCCATTTACCTGTATTAGTACTGATGGACTAGATAGGGTTGAGCATGAAAAATTGGTCTTAAAAGAGTTAGAAAAATATAAATTTGATTATATGGTTTTGGCAAAATATATGAGAATTTTAAGCCCTGATTTTGTCAAGCGATATCCAAAAAAGATTATCAATATTCATCACTCATTTTTGCCAGCTTTTATAGGTGCAAATCCGTATAAACAAGCTTATGAGCGTGGTGTGAAGATTATCGGAGCCACAGCGCATTTTGTTACTGATGATTTGGATGAAGGGCCAATCATCACTCAAGATGTAATAAGGGTAAATCACGAGATGAATTGGAAAGATATGCAAAAAGCTGGTAGAGATGTCGAAAAAGTGGTGCTTAGCAATGCTTTGGAGCTAGTTTTTGATGAGAGAGTTTTTGTTTATGATAATAAAACGGTGATATTTTAA
- a CDS encoding peptidoglycan metallopeptidase Pgp3, with product MRVVLALLIFAVFSWAEDTFNGSVEIFSIDSNYAGELKINDKTTAWLDHPTQDGVKIAIIPIGYYAKNDINITNSLNNQSNLTILKVKQKNYKKESITVAPSKANPPKSVMNRIEKERKEAIEIYKTSSPNLLVNSEFISPMSSFITSEYGNARVFNGSIKSYHGGVDYRAAIGQKVVSANDGIVRIAKDRYYAGNSVVIDHGGGIYTQYYHLDRIDVKVGQKVTKGEKIGLSGASGRVSGPHLHFGIIVRNTQVDPLIFIEKFNSIF from the coding sequence ATGCGAGTAGTTTTAGCTCTTTTAATATTTGCTGTTTTTAGCTGGGCTGAGGATACCTTTAATGGTAGTGTGGAGATTTTTAGCATTGATTCTAATTACGCTGGTGAGCTAAAAATCAATGATAAAACCACAGCTTGGCTAGATCATCCTACGCAAGATGGGGTAAAGATAGCCATTATCCCTATTGGATACTATGCTAAAAATGATATCAATATCACAAATAGCCTAAATAACCAAAGTAATTTAACAATATTAAAAGTTAAGCAAAAAAACTATAAAAAAGAGAGTATCACAGTAGCCCCATCAAAGGCTAATCCACCAAAAAGTGTGATGAATCGCATAGAAAAAGAGAGAAAAGAGGCAATTGAGATATATAAGACTTCTAGCCCAAATTTGCTAGTTAATAGCGAATTTATATCACCTATGAGTAGCTTTATCACTAGTGAATATGGAAATGCTAGGGTATTTAATGGTAGTATTAAAAGTTATCATGGTGGCGTTGATTATAGGGCGGCGATAGGGCAAAAGGTGGTGAGTGCTAATGATGGGATAGTAAGAATCGCCAAAGATAGATATTATGCTGGAAATAGTGTTGTAATTGATCATGGTGGTGGTATTTATACACAATATTATCATTTAGATAGGATAGATGTCAAAGTCGGTCAAAAGGTTACTAAAGGTGAGAAAATTGGCTTAAGTGGTGCGAGTGGTAGGGTGAGTGGGCCACATTTGCACTTTGGGATTATAGTGCGAAATACTCAAGTTGATCCATTGATATTTATAGAAAAATTCAACTCAATTTTTTAA
- the glyS gene encoding glycine--tRNA ligase subunit beta, producing MKMLIEIGVEELPAIPFLKELNNIEPKFKSALDEYNIKCDFKLDYTPRRVVLHGDMDEFAGDKVVESIGAPKHVALSSDHNWSAAAIGFAKKCGISLDELKFENINGKEVLYHKSVIKGDLSKNLLDKVINKFISSLNFGKSMRWGDGKYEFIRPIRSIVAVLDDELVDMEIYGVKSQMAFYPHRNYGYEMVKFATIDEYYSALERNGIILSADKRREKILNEFKQIEQNSGLKIELDEDLLDEVVAITEMPTALIGGFEKEFLEVPSEVIVTSMKENQRYFPLRDQNGKLSNHFVVVSNAISSDSNLIIKGNEKVLRARLSDAKFFWESDLASEFSSAKLKNITYLAGLGSMYDKEIRERQIARELAKIYEKELKDEFGGEFIDELDRAVMLSKADLATSMVYEFTDLQGIMGSYYAKHRKENHFVIEAIKEQYLPNKEGSECPKSYFSSVVALSSKLDTLMGLFSINKIPTGNKDPYALRRAAAGVIRIVLNLNIEFDIKKILSLIAQNYAKFDLGSLELFITDRLYTMYNANPSVIKACLDSGVRDIKRLNLAIIALDEISKDSEFKDNFSTFKRLANIIKDSKIESVDEGLMEHESERALYNKFNSLKLDINDTKGYLLSLFDLKPYIDSYFDNVMINSDDPKIKSNRISIIGQIYQAFLKVADIKEITI from the coding sequence ATGAAAATGTTAATTGAGATTGGAGTAGAAGAGCTTCCTGCGATACCTTTTTTAAAAGAGCTTAATAATATTGAGCCAAAATTTAAATCTGCGTTAGATGAGTATAATATTAAGTGTGATTTTAAGCTTGATTATACCCCTAGAAGAGTTGTATTGCATGGTGATATGGATGAATTCGCTGGTGATAAGGTGGTTGAGAGTATCGGCGCACCAAAGCATGTAGCATTAAGCAGCGATCATAATTGGTCCGCAGCGGCGATAGGATTTGCCAAAAAGTGTGGCATAAGCTTAGATGAGCTGAAATTTGAAAATATCAATGGTAAAGAGGTTTTGTATCATAAGAGCGTGATTAAGGGGGATTTGAGTAAAAATCTGCTTGATAAGGTTATAAATAAGTTTATATCATCTTTAAATTTTGGTAAATCTATGAGATGGGGAGATGGCAAGTATGAGTTTATCCGTCCGATTAGATCTATTGTAGCGGTTTTGGATGATGAGTTGGTGGATATGGAGATTTATGGTGTGAAGTCGCAAATGGCCTTTTATCCGCATAGAAATTACGGCTATGAGATGGTAAAATTCGCTACTATAGATGAGTATTATAGTGCTTTAGAGCGTAATGGGATTATCCTTAGTGCTGATAAAAGGCGAGAAAAAATTCTAAATGAATTTAAGCAAATTGAGCAAAATAGCGGTTTGAAAATCGAGTTAGATGAGGATTTATTAGATGAAGTTGTGGCTATTACAGAGATGCCTACTGCGCTTATTGGTGGCTTTGAAAAAGAGTTTTTAGAAGTGCCTAGTGAGGTTATAGTAACTTCAATGAAAGAAAATCAACGATACTTCCCACTAAGAGATCAAAATGGCAAATTAAGTAATCATTTTGTGGTAGTTAGCAATGCTATTAGTAGTGATTCGAATTTGATAATCAAAGGTAATGAAAAGGTGCTAAGAGCTAGGCTAAGTGATGCGAAGTTCTTTTGGGAGAGTGATCTAGCTAGTGAGTTTAGCTCAGCGAAATTAAAAAATATCACCTATTTAGCCGGTCTTGGCTCAATGTATGATAAAGAGATTAGGGAGCGCCAAATTGCTAGGGAGCTAGCTAAAATCTATGAAAAAGAGCTAAAAGATGAATTTGGTGGTGAGTTTATAGATGAGCTTGATAGAGCTGTTATGCTTAGCAAGGCTGATCTTGCTACCTCAATGGTATATGAATTTACAGATTTACAAGGGATTATGGGGAGTTATTACGCTAAGCATAGAAAAGAAAATCACTTTGTAATTGAAGCGATCAAAGAGCAATACCTGCCTAATAAAGAGGGTAGCGAGTGTCCGAAAAGCTACTTTTCTAGCGTGGTGGCACTATCATCTAAGCTTGATACGCTAATGGGATTATTTAGTATAAATAAAATCCCAACAGGCAATAAAGACCCATACGCTCTAAGGCGAGCTGCAGCTGGGGTTATACGGATTGTTTTGAATTTAAATATAGAGTTTGATATCAAAAAAATTCTATCTCTAATAGCTCAAAATTATGCTAAATTTGATTTGGGTAGTTTGGAGCTATTTATAACTGATAGATTATACACTATGTATAATGCCAATCCATCTGTGATAAAAGCGTGTCTAGATAGTGGTGTAAGGGATATTAAAAGGCTAAATCTAGCTATAATTGCCTTAGATGAGATAAGCAAAGATAGCGAATTTAAAGATAATTTCTCCACATTTAAGCGCCTAGCAAATATAATTAAAGATAGCAAGATTGAGAGTGTAGATGAGGGCTTAATGGAGCATGAGAGCGAAAGAGCATTGTATAATAAATTTAACTCATTAAAATTAGATATCAATGATACAAAGGGATATTTACTATCGTTATTTGATCTAAAACCTTATATTGATAGCTATTTTGATAATGTAATGATAAATAGCGATGATCCAAAGATCAAATCTAATCGCATATCCATAATTGGGCAAATTTATCAAGCATTTTTAAAAGTCGCTGATATAAAAGAGATAACTATATAA
- a CDS encoding LutC/YkgG family protein, whose amino-acid sequence MNRIDEISAKSKNLILSRLKDSHKITGHESTPSIDPVEHIQTTDNALAEMKQKMSDNKYIVHECEPSALEDTINEIVASYGYKKMIYGSGLNLNLDKIKADQKICFDKPIEELRSDVFHSEFSIVHAEYGVSSHGVALLKSSQAQPRMLSLAPNLCIVLLKKDRVKNSLVSALNALKVDQNGKLPSNILFIAGPSRTADIELITVFGVHGSQKAHLILY is encoded by the coding sequence ATGAATAGAATAGATGAAATTTCAGCTAAATCAAAAAATTTAATTCTTTCTCGCTTAAAAGATAGCCATAAAATCACAGGCCATGAATCCACTCCTAGCATAGATCCAGTAGAGCATATCCAAACTACTGATAATGCTCTTGCTGAAATGAAGCAAAAAATGAGCGATAACAAATATATCGTCCATGAGTGTGAGCCATCAGCTCTAGAAGATACGATAAATGAGATTGTAGCTAGCTATGGATACAAAAAAATGATCTATGGAAGTGGGTTGAATTTAAATTTAGATAAGATTAAAGCTGATCAAAAAATCTGTTTCGATAAGCCTATAGAAGAGCTAAGAAGCGATGTATTTCATAGTGAGTTCTCTATAGTTCATGCCGAATATGGCGTCAGCTCTCATGGTGTAGCATTGCTAAAATCTAGCCAAGCTCAACCTAGAATGCTAAGCCTAGCGCCAAATCTTTGTATAGTTTTACTTAAAAAAGATAGAGTCAAAAACTCACTAGTAAGCGCTCTAAACGCCCTAAAAGTCGATCAAAACGGCAAATTACCAAGTAATATTTTATTTATCGCTGGGCCATCTAGGACAGCTGATATAGAGCTTATAACCGTTTTTGGCGTTCATGGCTCACAAAAAGCACATTTAATTTTATATTAA
- a CDS encoding tRNA (cytidine(34)-2'-O)-methyltransferase: MFNIVLVNPKIHTNTGSIGRMCVNCGAKLHLVKPLGFEIDDKHLRRAGLDYWASLNPVIWESLDSFLEANLEFKDRFFFATTKCNKLYFEAEFKPGDYLFFGGEDCGLPLDLMRLNRDNCITIPMTSQGRSLNLATSVGIITYEAIRQNIDKFDFRDMVCEF; this comes from the coding sequence ATGTTTAATATCGTGCTTGTAAATCCTAAAATTCACACAAATACCGGAAGTATCGGTAGAATGTGTGTTAATTGTGGAGCTAAATTACACTTAGTTAAGCCTTTGGGATTTGAGATTGATGATAAGCATTTAAGGCGTGCGGGGTTGGATTATTGGGCGAGCTTAAATCCTGTGATTTGGGAGAGTTTGGATAGTTTTTTAGAAGCAAATTTGGAATTTAAAGATAGATTTTTCTTTGCGACTACTAAGTGTAATAAGCTATATTTTGAAGCTGAGTTTAAGCCGGGGGATTATCTGTTTTTTGGTGGTGAGGATTGTGGATTGCCACTTGATTTAATGCGATTAAATAGAGATAATTGTATCACTATACCTATGACTAGTCAAGGTAGGAGCTTGAATTTAGCCACTAGTGTTGGGATTATCACCTATGAAGCTATCCGCCAAAATATAGATAAATTTGATTTTAGGGATATGGTATGCGAATTTTAA
- a CDS encoding response regulator transcription factor, whose translation MSSKILLIEDEPMLCEMVSDYLMEQGFEVVSSDSYEDGLSLAYEGKFDIFIFDVKIIGGNGFDLLNELRSSGINTPCIYITSLNDINDLAKGFKSGCDDYIKKPFELAELHLRVDNILKRKFSHSSSDNYVEISPNIKFDIIQKKLIKDNKIVQIAKKEADLLVLFLKNRGKILSRDEIYMNLWDYGQVPSELSLRVYIRNLRKIIGEEKIISHPKIGYEYV comes from the coding sequence ATGAGCAGCAAAATACTTCTAATAGAAGATGAGCCTATGCTTTGTGAGATGGTTAGTGATTATCTTATGGAGCAGGGCTTTGAAGTTGTAAGTAGTGATAGCTATGAAGATGGCTTGAGTTTAGCGTATGAGGGTAAATTTGATATTTTTATCTTTGATGTCAAGATTATAGGAGGTAATGGCTTTGATCTACTTAATGAGCTTAGAAGCTCTGGGATCAATACTCCTTGTATTTATATCACTTCATTAAATGATATAAATGATCTAGCTAAGGGCTTTAAGAGTGGTTGTGATGACTATATCAAAAAGCCTTTTGAGTTAGCTGAATTACATCTAAGAGTAGATAATATCCTAAAACGCAAATTTAGCCACTCAAGTAGTGATAACTATGTAGAGATCTCTCCAAATATAAAATTTGATATAATCCAAAAAAAGTTAATTAAAGATAATAAAATAGTTCAAATTGCTAAAAAAGAGGCTGATTTGTTGGTTTTGTTTTTAAAAAATCGTGGCAAAATTTTAAGCAGAGATGAGATATATATGAATTTATGGGATTATGGTCAGGTGCCAAGTGAGCTAAGTCTAAGAGTATATATCAGAAATTTGCGTAAAATAATCGGCGAAGAAAAGATAATTTCACATCCAAAAATAGGCTATGAATATGTATAG
- a CDS encoding LutB/LldF family L-lactate oxidation iron-sulfur protein: MSKKMPHEQIVKIKLGDTQLRQNLTVAMHTLQKNRLNVINAKFNNWQGLRDKAKKAKNNALMSLSDRLIEFEKNATKNGIKVHWASSATDACEIIYELMRQNNIKKILKGKSMASEEIGLNHYLANKGLNAVETDLGELIIQLNDEAPVHIVVPAIHKNRNEIGKIFQEKLGSNLESEPEKLNQIARKHLRDQFEGLEMGLSGVNFAMSKEGAFWLIENEGNGRMCTTAPKIHVALCGIEKVMESFEDAATMVHLLTPSATGQFIPTYNNIITAPRNDEFDGPKEVHLILFDHHRSDMLAHHDYYEALRCIRCGACMNFCPVYDKIGGHSYQTIYPGPIGEVISPNIFGMEATGDILTFCSLCGRCSEVCPVRIPLADLIRKLRANKVGQGKNPPLSTQNSHKNRAEAFAMKQFAKVATNGALWRFSLSKTHLFNSVLHKFQNSIPVIKSWSKYKELPQIKKDLYKELENMEGVRYE; the protein is encoded by the coding sequence ATGAGTAAAAAAATGCCACACGAACAAATCGTAAAAATCAAGCTTGGCGATACTCAATTAAGACAAAATCTCACAGTCGCTATGCACACCTTACAAAAAAACCGCCTAAATGTGATAAATGCGAAATTTAATAATTGGCAAGGATTAAGAGATAAGGCTAAAAAAGCTAAAAATAATGCCCTAATGTCTCTTAGTGATAGACTAATCGAATTCGAAAAAAACGCCACAAAAAATGGCATTAAAGTCCATTGGGCTAGCTCAGCTACTGATGCTTGTGAGATAATATATGAATTAATGCGCCAAAACAATATCAAAAAGATATTAAAAGGCAAATCTATGGCTAGTGAAGAGATAGGCCTTAATCACTATCTAGCTAATAAGGGATTAAATGCTGTTGAGACTGACCTTGGTGAGCTAATAATACAATTAAATGATGAAGCACCAGTCCATATAGTCGTCCCAGCAATCCATAAAAATCGCAATGAAATAGGCAAAATTTTTCAAGAAAAATTAGGCTCAAATTTAGAAAGCGAACCAGAAAAACTAAATCAAATAGCTAGAAAACATTTAAGAGATCAGTTTGAAGGCTTAGAGATGGGGCTTAGTGGTGTGAATTTCGCTATGTCTAAAGAGGGTGCATTTTGGTTAATTGAAAATGAAGGAAATGGTAGAATGTGTACTACCGCTCCTAAAATTCATGTTGCACTTTGTGGGATTGAGAAGGTTATGGAGAGCTTTGAAGATGCTGCTACTATGGTTCATCTACTCACACCATCAGCCACGGGACAATTCATCCCTACATATAACAACATAATCACAGCTCCAAGAAATGATGAATTCGATGGGCCAAAAGAGGTTCATTTGATACTATTTGATCATCACAGAAGTGATATGCTAGCTCATCATGACTACTATGAGGCTCTTAGATGTATTAGATGTGGGGCGTGTATGAATTTCTGCCCTGTATATGACAAAATCGGCGGCCATAGCTATCAAACTATCTATCCAGGGCCTATTGGCGAGGTTATTAGCCCAAATATCTTTGGTATGGAAGCAACCGGTGATATACTTACATTTTGTTCGCTTTGTGGTAGATGTAGTGAGGTTTGCCCTGTTAGAATCCCACTAGCTGATCTAATTAGAAAGCTAAGAGCAAATAAAGTTGGCCAAGGCAAAAATCCACCACTTAGCACGCAAAATAGCCATAAAAATAGAGCCGAAGCATTTGCGATGAAGCAGTTTGCTAAGGTCGCTACAAATGGTGCTTTATGGAGATTTAGCCTTAGTAAAACTCATCTATTTAACTCAGTTTTACATAAGTTCCAAAACTCAATCCCGGTTATAAAAAGCTGGAGCAAATATAAAGAGCTGCCACAGATTAAAAAAGATCTATATAAAGAGCTTGAAAATATGGAAGGAGTTCGCTATGAATAG